A genomic segment from Pseudomonas mendocina encodes:
- a CDS encoding response regulator, producing the protein MTLAADTRPLLLLVDDEPTNLQVLRHILQDDYRLLFAKEGVRALEMAERELPDLILLDVMMPGMTGYEVCEALKANPLLQAIPVIFITALGDVDDETRGFEVGAVDYITKPVSPPIVRARVRTHLSLVGVDELRQTRLQIVQRLGMAAEYKDNETGLHVIRMSHFSKVLALAAGFSESAAEELLNAAPMHDVGKIGIPDAVLRKPGKLDDQEWQVMRQHVEIGARIIGEHSSGLLRTAQRIALSHHEKWDGSGYPNGLRGEDIPLEGRIVAIADVFDALTSVRPYKQAWPVEEAVAFLREQSGRHFDPRLVELFIGCLPEILLIKERWAEHSAA; encoded by the coding sequence ATGACCCTGGCTGCCGATACCCGCCCACTATTGTTGCTGGTCGACGACGAACCGACCAACCTGCAGGTGCTGCGTCATATCCTGCAGGACGACTATCGCCTGTTGTTCGCCAAGGAGGGGGTACGCGCGCTGGAAATGGCCGAACGCGAGCTGCCTGACCTGATCCTGCTGGATGTGATGATGCCGGGCATGACCGGCTATGAGGTATGCGAAGCGCTCAAGGCGAACCCACTGCTGCAGGCGATTCCGGTGATATTCATCACCGCCTTGGGCGATGTTGACGACGAAACCCGTGGCTTCGAAGTCGGCGCGGTGGACTACATCACCAAGCCGGTTAGCCCGCCCATCGTCCGCGCTCGCGTGCGAACTCACCTGTCGCTGGTGGGGGTCGATGAGCTCAGGCAGACCCGCCTGCAGATCGTCCAGCGCCTGGGCATGGCGGCTGAGTACAAGGACAACGAGACCGGCCTGCATGTAATTCGCATGAGCCATTTCTCCAAGGTGCTGGCACTGGCTGCGGGCTTCAGCGAAAGCGCTGCCGAGGAGCTGCTCAACGCTGCGCCGATGCATGATGTCGGCAAGATCGGTATCCCCGATGCCGTGTTGCGCAAGCCGGGCAAGCTCGACGATCAGGAATGGCAGGTGATGCGGCAGCATGTCGAGATCGGTGCGCGGATTATCGGTGAGCACAGCTCCGGGCTGCTGCGCACGGCGCAACGGATCGCCCTGTCGCACCACGAGAAATGGGACGGCAGCGGCTATCCCAATGGCCTGCGCGGCGAAGACATTCCACTGGAGGGACGCATCGTCGCCATCGCCGATGTGTTCGACGCGCTGACCAGTGTGCGGCCCTACAAGCAGGCCTGGCCGGTGGAGGAGGCAGTGGCCTTCTTGCGTGAGCAGAGTGGGCGGCATTTCGATCCGCGCCTGGTCGAATTGTTCATTGGTTGCCTGCCGGAAATCCTGCTCATCAAGGAGCGTTGGGCCGAGCATTCGGCGGCTTGA
- the htpG gene encoding molecular chaperone HtpG, producing the protein MSVETQKETLGFQTEVKQLLHLMIHSLYSNKEIFLRELISNASDAADKLRFEALAKPELLEGGADLKIRLSFDKDAKTVTLEDNGIGMNREEVIAHLGTIAKSGTADFLKNLSGDQKKDSHLIGQFGVGFYSAFIVADQVEVFSRRAGTPASEGVHWSSKGEGEFEVATIDKAERGTRIVLHLKSGEEEFADGWRLRNIVKKYSDHIALPIELPKEHHGEDKPAEVEWETVNRASALWTRPRTEIKDEEYQEFYKHVGHDFENPLSWSHNKVEGKLEYTSLLYVPGRAPFDLYHREAPKGLKLYVQRVFIMDQADQFLPLYLRFIKGVVDSNDLSLNVSREILQSGPVIDSMKSALTKRVLDMLEKLAKDKPEDYATFWKAFGQVLKEGPAEDFANKEKIAGLLRFASTAGEGDEQSVSLADYLGRVKEGQDKIYFLTGESYAQIKNSPHLEVFRKKGIEVLLLTDRIDEWLMSYLSEFDGKQFVDVARGDLDLGKLDSEEDKKAQEEVAKAKEGLIERLKGALGEQVAEVRVSHRLTDSPAILAIGEQDLGLQMRQILEASGQKVPDAKPIFEFNPGHPLIERLDAEPDEDRFTDLSHILFDQAALAAGDSLKDPAAYVQRLNKLLVELSA; encoded by the coding sequence ATGAGTGTGGAAACTCAAAAAGAAACCCTGGGCTTCCAGACCGAGGTGAAGCAACTGCTTCATCTGATGATCCATTCCCTGTACTCGAACAAGGAAATCTTCCTGCGCGAGTTGATTTCCAACGCTTCCGACGCCGCTGACAAGCTGCGTTTCGAGGCGCTGGCCAAACCCGAACTGCTCGAAGGTGGCGCCGATCTGAAGATCCGTCTGTCCTTCGACAAGGATGCCAAGACCGTTACCCTCGAAGACAACGGTATCGGCATGAACCGCGAGGAAGTCATCGCGCACCTGGGTACCATCGCCAAATCCGGCACGGCTGACTTCCTGAAGAACCTCTCTGGTGACCAGAAGAAGGATTCGCACCTGATCGGCCAGTTCGGTGTGGGCTTCTACTCGGCATTCATCGTCGCCGATCAGGTCGAGGTGTTCAGCCGCCGCGCCGGTACTCCGGCCAGCGAAGGTGTGCACTGGTCGAGCAAGGGCGAGGGTGAGTTCGAGGTTGCCACCATCGACAAGGCCGAGCGCGGTACCCGTATAGTTCTGCACCTCAAGAGCGGTGAGGAAGAGTTCGCCGATGGTTGGCGCCTGCGCAACATCGTCAAGAAATACTCCGACCATATCGCGCTGCCCATCGAACTGCCGAAGGAGCACCACGGTGAAGACAAGCCCGCGGAAGTCGAGTGGGAAACCGTCAACCGCGCCAGCGCTCTATGGACGCGTCCGCGCACCGAGATCAAGGACGAGGAATACCAGGAGTTCTACAAGCACGTCGGCCACGATTTCGAGAACCCGCTGTCCTGGAGCCACAACAAGGTCGAGGGCAAGCTGGAGTACACCTCGCTGCTGTACGTGCCGGGCCGTGCGCCGTTCGACCTGTATCACCGCGAAGCGCCCAAGGGCCTGAAGCTCTACGTGCAGCGCGTGTTCATCATGGACCAGGCCGACCAGTTCCTGCCGCTGTACCTGCGCTTCATCAAGGGCGTGGTCGACTCCAACGACCTGTCGCTGAACGTCTCCCGCGAGATCCTGCAGTCCGGCCCGGTCATCGATTCGATGAAGTCGGCGCTGACCAAGCGCGTGCTGGATATGCTGGAGAAGCTGGCCAAGGACAAGCCGGAGGACTACGCGACCTTCTGGAAGGCCTTCGGCCAGGTGCTCAAGGAAGGCCCGGCGGAAGACTTCGCCAACAAGGAGAAGATCGCCGGCCTGCTGCGTTTCGCCTCCACCGCTGGCGAGGGCGACGAGCAGTCGGTTTCCCTGGCCGACTACCTCGGTCGCGTCAAGGAAGGCCAGGACAAGATCTACTTCCTCACTGGCGAAAGCTACGCTCAGATCAAGAACAGCCCGCACCTGGAAGTCTTCCGCAAGAAAGGCATCGAAGTGCTGCTGCTCACCGACCGCATCGATGAGTGGCTGATGAGCTACCTGAGCGAGTTCGATGGCAAGCAGTTCGTCGACGTGGCGCGTGGCGACCTGGATCTGGGCAAGCTGGACTCGGAAGAGGACAAGAAGGCTCAGGAAGAGGTGGCGAAGGCCAAGGAAGGGCTGATCGAGCGTCTGAAAGGTGCGCTGGGTGAGCAGGTCGCCGAGGTGCGCGTCTCGCACCGTCTCACCGATTCCCCGGCGATTCTCGCCATTGGTGAACAGGATCTGGGCCTGCAGATGCGCCAGATTCTCGAGGCCAGCGGGCAGAAGGTGCCGGATGCCAAGCCGATCTTCGAATTCAACCCAGGCCACCCGCTGATCGAGCGTCTGGACGCAGAACCGGATGAGGATCGCTTCACCGATCTCTCGCACATCCTCTTCGACCAGGCCGCTTTGGCCGCGGGCGACAGCCTGAAGGATCCGGCCGCGTACGTGCAGCGCCTGAACAAGCTGCTGGTGGAGCTCTCCGCCTGA
- a CDS encoding PAS domain S-box protein — MLSRYDPQLVLLSLAIAVFAAGMALQLAGEARDNSHPLARQITIFTGSLALGGGIWSMHFLGMLAFELCAAVRFDLGVTLLSMLPSLAASWVALSLLARRDLSLPQLCVGGVLVGAGIGAMHYSGMAAMQMAPLLRYDPWMFALSIVVAVALAILALWVRFGLEGRLPTRWALMLSALVMGLAISGMHYTGMAAARFVGTPESQTPMAVVDSGYIAIGITLLTVALTIFVVAANTLLRYRHMSHQLKASEQHLRSIFDTALDAIITVDHTGTLRSANRAVLRLFGWTPEELVGLHMSTLVPARLIDKVEGLVADYLRTGQLTMMSGEQELVCLTREGEEKPVRISVGITHAGSRPLFVVFVADISERQHMEMALRRSEQQYRSLISNIPGVSFRCLLDRNWSMLFISDAVEKLTGYSADDFISRRCSIADLYHPDDYQPTADQVVAAIEEGRNYTVEYRLFDREGHEHWIWESGSAVCDEQGVPRWIDGVLIDQTETKRRNAEYEGKVTAISKAMALVEFDLDGNILEINGNALALFGYDREEVVGHHHAMFCAPELVASDAYREVWAELRAGQFRTGEYRRLAKGGREVWIQASYNPILDTDDKPFKVVKLATDLTPRRVMEQDLRAARDRAEAAAAARSSFLANMSHEIRTPMNAIIGFTDLLLETPLSPDQRRHLSTVQHSSRSLLGLLNDILDTAKLDRGAIELEQLDFSLRELCEQVVATQRLTAESKGLQLHLDYPSTVGDFFSGDPLRLQQVLTNLLGNAVKFTQQGEVRLKVSGEPGAMRLAVKDTGIGIAADRLEKIFEPFAQADASMSRRFGGTGLGTTISRQLVELMGGRLKVESTEGQGSCFSVELPLRAGKRLASQQRAVLPELGQLNILAADDVPQNLELLQLLLESLGHRVRCVADGEGALQAFAEEHFDLILMDVQMPGVDGLEASRRIRQLEAREAREPVPIIALTASVLDQDRQAALDSGMNAFASKPLDLNALLWEVARLLGLTEVPSAVVSASRVADVGMFDWVRGSNLWGGPLRMAQAIGVFIAEQNDLVTRMNQLVASRQWDDGRALAHRLHGASSNLALTQLTTLGRAIEQAFESQDEHALGVLLGELEQALHAVRESVPQAPEDVSEGEPASADLGLLSGQARQLRIALERGALDDASLAAMEQAARGTSCAGLVNDLRQALDNFDFDQALRLLDQLLLQLQDEETTPS, encoded by the coding sequence GTGCTCAGTCGTTACGACCCGCAGTTGGTACTGTTGTCGCTGGCGATTGCCGTATTCGCCGCCGGTATGGCACTGCAGCTGGCTGGCGAGGCGCGCGACAATTCGCATCCACTCGCTCGGCAGATCACCATCTTCACCGGTTCGCTTGCCCTTGGCGGCGGTATCTGGTCCATGCACTTCCTTGGCATGCTCGCATTCGAGCTATGCGCGGCGGTGCGTTTCGACCTGGGCGTAACCCTGTTGTCCATGTTGCCGAGCTTGGCCGCTTCCTGGGTCGCCCTGAGCCTGCTGGCGCGGCGTGACCTGAGCCTGCCGCAATTGTGTGTGGGCGGCGTGCTGGTCGGTGCCGGTATAGGCGCCATGCATTACAGCGGTATGGCTGCGATGCAGATGGCACCGCTGCTGCGTTATGACCCCTGGATGTTCGCCCTGTCGATCGTCGTCGCGGTCGCCTTGGCCATCCTGGCGCTATGGGTGCGTTTCGGCCTGGAGGGACGCTTGCCGACGCGTTGGGCGTTGATGCTGAGCGCTCTGGTGATGGGGCTGGCGATCAGCGGCATGCACTACACTGGCATGGCAGCGGCGCGCTTCGTAGGCACGCCCGAGTCGCAAACGCCGATGGCCGTGGTCGACAGTGGTTACATCGCCATTGGCATCACGCTGTTGACCGTCGCGCTGACGATCTTCGTCGTGGCCGCCAACACGCTGCTGCGTTACCGGCACATGAGCCATCAACTCAAGGCCAGCGAACAGCACCTGCGCTCCATCTTCGATACCGCGCTGGACGCGATCATCACGGTCGATCATACCGGTACGTTACGTTCTGCCAACCGCGCGGTGTTGCGTCTGTTCGGCTGGACGCCAGAGGAGCTGGTTGGTTTGCACATGAGCACGCTGGTGCCTGCTCGCCTTATCGATAAGGTGGAAGGACTGGTGGCCGATTACCTGCGCACAGGACAACTGACGATGATGTCGGGTGAGCAGGAGCTGGTCTGTCTGACCCGTGAGGGCGAAGAGAAACCGGTGCGCATCAGTGTCGGCATTACCCATGCTGGCAGTCGTCCGCTGTTCGTGGTGTTCGTGGCTGACATCAGCGAACGCCAGCATATGGAAATGGCTCTGCGCCGAAGCGAGCAGCAATACCGCTCGCTGATCAGCAACATTCCCGGCGTCTCGTTCCGCTGCCTGCTGGACCGCAACTGGAGCATGCTGTTCATCAGCGATGCGGTGGAAAAGCTGACGGGCTATAGCGCCGATGACTTCATCAGTCGTCGCTGCTCGATTGCCGACCTCTATCACCCGGACGATTACCAACCTACCGCCGATCAGGTGGTCGCCGCTATCGAGGAGGGGCGCAACTACACGGTCGAGTATCGCCTGTTCGACCGTGAGGGGCATGAGCACTGGATCTGGGAAAGCGGCAGCGCGGTCTGTGACGAGCAGGGCGTTCCGCGATGGATCGACGGCGTGCTCATCGATCAGACCGAGACCAAGCGGCGTAATGCCGAGTACGAAGGCAAGGTAACGGCGATCAGCAAGGCCATGGCGTTGGTCGAATTCGACCTCGATGGCAATATCCTCGAAATCAACGGAAACGCGCTGGCCTTGTTTGGTTATGACCGCGAAGAGGTGGTCGGCCATCACCATGCCATGTTCTGCGCCCCTGAACTGGTTGCCAGTGATGCCTATCGCGAGGTCTGGGCAGAGCTGCGAGCTGGGCAATTCCGTACGGGCGAATACCGGCGCCTTGCCAAGGGCGGTCGGGAAGTATGGATTCAGGCCAGCTACAACCCGATCCTCGATACCGATGACAAGCCGTTCAAGGTCGTCAAGTTGGCCACTGACCTGACTCCCCGCCGTGTGATGGAGCAGGATTTGCGTGCTGCCCGTGATCGTGCCGAGGCGGCCGCTGCCGCCCGCAGCAGCTTCCTGGCCAATATGAGCCATGAAATTCGTACGCCCATGAACGCCATCATCGGTTTCACCGACCTGCTGCTGGAAACGCCGCTGTCGCCCGATCAGCGCCGCCACCTGAGTACGGTGCAGCATTCGTCGCGTTCGCTGCTGGGGCTGCTCAATGACATTCTCGATACTGCCAAACTCGACCGTGGCGCCATCGAGCTGGAGCAACTGGATTTCTCCCTGCGCGAGCTGTGCGAACAGGTGGTCGCAACGCAGCGCCTGACGGCAGAGAGCAAAGGGTTGCAGCTACACCTGGATTACCCGAGCACGGTTGGCGACTTTTTCAGCGGCGACCCATTGCGGTTGCAGCAGGTGCTGACCAACCTGCTGGGCAACGCGGTCAAGTTCACTCAGCAGGGTGAGGTGCGCCTGAAGGTGTCCGGCGAGCCGGGAGCCATGCGCCTGGCGGTGAAGGACACCGGTATCGGTATCGCCGCGGATCGGCTGGAGAAGATCTTCGAGCCTTTCGCTCAGGCTGACGCCTCGATGAGCCGGCGCTTTGGCGGTACCGGACTCGGTACCACCATCTCGCGACAACTGGTCGAGCTAATGGGCGGGCGTTTGAAGGTGGAAAGTACCGAGGGGCAGGGCAGTTGCTTCAGTGTCGAGCTGCCGCTGCGTGCCGGCAAACGCCTGGCGTCGCAACAGCGTGCGGTACTGCCGGAACTTGGCCAACTGAACATTCTCGCCGCCGATGATGTGCCGCAGAACCTGGAGCTGCTGCAACTATTGCTGGAAAGCCTTGGGCATCGTGTGCGTTGCGTGGCCGACGGGGAGGGTGCGCTGCAGGCTTTCGCTGAAGAACACTTCGACCTGATCTTGATGGATGTACAGATGCCGGGTGTCGATGGTCTGGAGGCCTCACGGCGCATTCGTCAGTTGGAGGCACGCGAGGCCCGCGAGCCAGTGCCGATCATCGCACTCACCGCCAGCGTGCTCGACCAGGACCGCCAGGCTGCACTGGATTCGGGCATGAATGCTTTCGCTTCCAAACCCCTGGATCTCAATGCGCTGCTGTGGGAGGTGGCGCGTCTGCTCGGCTTGACCGAGGTGCCGAGCGCCGTAGTGAGTGCCTCCCGTGTTGCCGACGTCGGGATGTTCGATTGGGTGCGCGGCAGTAACCTTTGGGGCGGACCGCTGCGTATGGCGCAGGCGATTGGCGTGTTCATCGCTGAACAGAATGATCTGGTCACGCGCATGAATCAGCTCGTGGCTTCACGGCAGTGGGATGATGGGCGAGCGCTCGCGCATCGTTTGCATGGGGCGTCCAGCAACCTGGCGTTGACGCAGCTGACCACTCTCGGGCGGGCTATCGAACAGGCGTTCGAGTCTCAGGACGAACACGCGCTTGGCGTGCTGCTCGGCGAACTCGAGCAGGCGCTGCATGCTGTCCGCGAGAGCGTGCCGCAGGCGCCTGAGGATGTCTCCGAAGGAGAACCTGCGAGTGCTGATTTAGGCTTGCTGAGTGGCCAGGCACGCCAGCTGCGTATCGCCCTTGAGCGTGGCGCCCTTGACGATGCCAGCCTGGCGGCGATGGAGCAGGCTGCACGCGGTACGTCCTGCGCCGGTCTGGTGAATGACCTGCGCCAGGCGCTGGATAATTTTGATTTCGACCAGGCATTGCGGCTGCTCGATCAACTGTTGCTGCAATTGCAGGACGAGGAAACCACCCCATCATGA
- a CDS encoding dienelactone hydrolase family protein: MQKKTLVPLLCAAFAGLADAAVVTKPISYEIEGEAFEGVLVYDDSVTTPRPGLLAVPNWMGVNQDTVAKAARAAGDKYVVFVADMYGKAIRPSNAEEAGAAAGKVRADRPLMRKRAQAAVDVLKAQSGEVALDLDRLGAIGFCFGGGTVLELARSGAPLKGFVSFHGNLDTPNPADAKNIKAPVLVLHGADDPAVPQEQVDDFVSEMKAVKVDWQLVSYGGAVHSFTNPKANVPGRNEYHPVVAARAFKAMNDLFDEVFAEQ; the protein is encoded by the coding sequence ATGCAGAAGAAGACACTGGTTCCCTTGTTGTGCGCGGCATTCGCCGGTCTTGCCGATGCGGCCGTCGTGACCAAGCCGATTTCCTATGAGATCGAGGGCGAGGCTTTCGAGGGTGTGCTGGTTTATGACGACTCGGTGACAACCCCGCGCCCCGGTTTGTTAGCCGTTCCCAACTGGATGGGCGTCAACCAGGACACCGTGGCCAAGGCGGCGCGCGCAGCCGGCGACAAATACGTGGTGTTCGTTGCCGACATGTACGGCAAGGCCATTCGTCCCAGCAACGCTGAGGAGGCAGGCGCCGCGGCCGGCAAGGTACGCGCCGACCGCCCGCTGATGCGCAAGCGCGCCCAGGCAGCGGTCGATGTGCTCAAGGCGCAAAGCGGCGAGGTGGCGCTGGATCTCGACAGACTCGGCGCCATTGGCTTCTGCTTCGGTGGTGGCACGGTACTGGAGCTGGCCCGTTCGGGCGCGCCGCTGAAGGGCTTCGTCTCCTTCCACGGCAACCTGGATACACCCAACCCGGCCGATGCCAAGAACATCAAGGCGCCGGTACTGGTACTGCATGGTGCGGACGATCCGGCCGTGCCGCAGGAGCAGGTCGACGATTTCGTCTCGGAAATGAAGGCTGTCAAAGTGGATTGGCAGTTGGTGAGCTACGGCGGCGCCGTGCACTCGTTCACTAATCCCAAGGCCAACGTGCCTGGTCGCAACGAATACCACCCGGTTGTTGCTGCGCGGGCATTCAAGGCGATGAACGATCTGTTCGATGAGGTATTCGCCGAGCAGTGA
- a CDS encoding DUF4394 domain-containing protein, whose product MKRITTLCTAGLLTLSAGAASATELLALGADGKLFKVDVASLKVTGSMAVSGASDLRGLDVRPASGQLYALSGTDQLYTLDAASGKATAGSKLQTALAGSGQAVVDFNPVADRLRLLGPDGTSLRVNVDTGEVAVDGKVAYAADGPYAGKQPKVVAGAYTNAYAGTQSTALYNIDLASGSLMLQNPPNDGVQQEVGKVADGLKAAAMDIASDGKGGNTAYVLTGKTLHKLDLDSGKPTTLGDVADLPDGIIDIAVLPAK is encoded by the coding sequence ATGAAACGCATCACTACCCTTTGCACCGCCGGCCTGCTGACCCTGAGCGCAGGTGCCGCCAGCGCCACCGAACTGCTTGCACTGGGCGCCGACGGCAAGCTGTTCAAGGTCGATGTCGCCAGCCTCAAGGTCACCGGCAGCATGGCTGTCAGCGGCGCCAGCGACCTGCGCGGCCTGGACGTACGTCCGGCCAGCGGTCAGCTCTACGCCCTCAGCGGTACCGATCAGCTCTACACCCTGGACGCCGCCAGCGGTAAGGCGACCGCAGGCAGCAAGCTGCAAACCGCATTGGCTGGCAGCGGCCAGGCAGTGGTCGACTTCAACCCGGTGGCCGACCGCCTGCGCCTGCTCGGCCCGGACGGCACCAGCCTGCGGGTAAACGTCGATACGGGTGAAGTCGCCGTAGACGGCAAGGTCGCCTACGCCGCCGATGGCCCTTACGCCGGCAAGCAACCCAAGGTGGTCGCCGGTGCCTACACCAATGCCTATGCCGGCACACAGAGCACCGCGCTGTACAACATCGACCTGGCCAGCGGCAGCCTGATGCTGCAGAACCCGCCGAACGATGGCGTACAGCAGGAAGTCGGCAAGGTCGCCGACGGCCTCAAAGCGGCGGCGATGGATATCGCCAGCGACGGCAAGGGTGGCAACACGGCCTACGTGCTGACCGGCAAGACCCTGCACAAGCTGGATCTGGACAGCGGCAAGCCCACCACCCTGGGCGACGTCGCGGATCTGCCGGACGGCATCATCGACATCGCCGTGCTGCCAGCGAAGTGA
- a CDS encoding anti-sigma factor — translation MTPHDPEERRALIGEYLLGLLEEQEAAEVRQLIDEDEQAARMALDWERHFLELSDQVPAQAPSPALWPRIRQSLGLDEPRPGPLANWWNSLLTWRLTSAALAMALLVAVLMPLLRAPDIIGERYTVVLQQPGEAAKPGWVIQVSSDGTLTLDPLVADQVPDGRALQFWTLIDPADGPRSLGLVEAGQPLRLPAEQIGAVQAGQLFELTLEPAGGSPYNRPSGPVLYIGRAVLASAN, via the coding sequence ATGACTCCGCACGATCCCGAAGAACGCCGCGCCCTGATCGGCGAATACCTGCTCGGTCTGCTCGAAGAACAGGAGGCTGCCGAAGTGCGCCAGTTGATCGACGAGGATGAACAGGCCGCCCGCATGGCCCTGGACTGGGAGCGGCACTTTCTCGAACTGAGCGACCAAGTGCCGGCACAAGCACCCTCCCCGGCGCTCTGGCCGCGCATTCGGCAGAGTCTAGGCCTCGACGAGCCGCGCCCTGGCCCGCTGGCCAACTGGTGGAACAGCCTGCTGACCTGGCGCCTGACTAGTGCCGCGCTGGCCATGGCGCTGCTGGTCGCCGTACTGATGCCGCTGTTGCGCGCCCCGGACATCATCGGCGAACGTTATACCGTGGTGTTGCAACAACCAGGCGAGGCAGCCAAACCGGGCTGGGTGATCCAGGTCAGCAGTGACGGCACCCTGACGCTCGATCCGCTGGTCGCCGATCAGGTTCCTGACGGTCGCGCACTGCAGTTCTGGACGCTGATCGACCCGGCCGACGGCCCGCGTTCGCTGGGCCTGGTCGAAGCCGGCCAGCCGCTGCGTCTGCCTGCCGAGCAAATCGGCGCCGTACAGGCCGGCCAGTTGTTCGAGCTGACTCTCGAACCGGCAGGCGGCTCGCCCTACAACCGCCCCAGCGGCCCGGTGCTGTATATCGGTCGCGCCGTGCTGGCCAGCGCCAACTGA
- a CDS encoding XAC2610-related protein produces the protein MPLYRPLFGLLLLPTLAVADLPRFEPEPEQHAQVQQQGERYFLQQPDGSRLELDIPEGNDAEAPSFDIEDYDFDGYPDLAIRVPVGMVNSAYHIYLYRPALRRFEQLHMPPSLMERANCPWLSELQPNHEERALYSHCRSGPRWYYDAYRFDESGAPWLYKTLHVNQGYDPDVPVFFPVFERTLDPQGNTIASRALDDDDKPQTWAVPNARLYLHQRPDEASRTRAYLIEGDVCEVLDQQQNWLLIRYASRKGPLERWVSLDEAYGL, from the coding sequence TTGCCCCTCTATCGCCCCCTCTTCGGCCTGCTGCTGTTGCCCACGCTGGCCGTGGCCGACCTCCCCCGCTTCGAACCAGAACCGGAACAACATGCCCAGGTACAGCAGCAAGGCGAACGCTATTTTCTGCAGCAGCCCGACGGCAGCCGCCTCGAACTGGACATTCCCGAAGGCAACGATGCAGAGGCGCCAAGCTTCGATATCGAGGACTACGATTTCGACGGTTATCCGGATCTGGCGATCCGCGTGCCAGTCGGGATGGTCAACTCCGCCTACCATATTTATCTCTACCGTCCGGCCCTGCGCCGCTTCGAGCAGTTACATATGCCGCCCTCGCTGATGGAGCGCGCCAACTGTCCGTGGTTGTCGGAGCTGCAGCCCAACCATGAAGAGCGAGCGCTCTACAGTCACTGCCGCAGCGGACCACGCTGGTACTATGACGCCTATCGCTTCGATGAGTCGGGCGCCCCATGGCTGTACAAGACCCTGCACGTCAACCAAGGCTACGACCCGGACGTCCCGGTGTTCTTCCCGGTGTTCGAGAGGACGCTCGACCCTCAGGGCAATACCATAGCCAGTCGTGCTCTAGACGATGACGATAAGCCACAGACCTGGGCCGTTCCCAACGCACGTCTGTATCTCCACCAGCGCCCGGACGAAGCGAGCCGGACCAGGGCGTACCTGATCGAGGGTGACGTCTGCGAGGTGCTGGACCAACAGCAAAACTGGCTGCTGATCCGCTACGCGTCACGCAAGGGCCCACTGGAACGCTGGGTGTCGCTCGATGAGGCTTATGGCCTGTAA
- a CDS encoding sigma-70 family RNA polymerase sigma factor → MADREFDYESTLEACARGDERAFQALYRQEAGQLLGLAISMLGRRDVAEDCLHDAFVRIWQHAARFRRELGSGRAWVHSILRYRVLNALRSGGRHAEVDDELIERVLDDSPQAEAQALEQSEQRLLRRCLQRLEKPRRHPILLAFYRGLTHEQIASRLSIPLGTIKGRIRAGLRALQECLQA, encoded by the coding sequence ATGGCAGATCGCGAGTTCGATTACGAAAGCACTCTGGAAGCCTGTGCACGCGGAGACGAGCGTGCCTTCCAGGCGCTCTATCGGCAAGAGGCCGGGCAACTGCTTGGCCTGGCCATCAGCATGCTGGGGCGACGCGACGTTGCCGAGGACTGCCTGCATGACGCTTTCGTGCGCATCTGGCAACACGCTGCGCGTTTCAGACGCGAGCTCGGTAGCGGCCGCGCCTGGGTACACAGCATCCTGCGCTACCGCGTACTCAATGCCCTGCGCAGTGGCGGCCGGCATGCCGAAGTCGACGATGAACTCATCGAACGCGTACTGGACGATAGCCCGCAGGCCGAAGCGCAGGCGCTTGAGCAATCCGAACAGCGCCTGCTGCGTCGCTGCCTGCAGCGTCTGGAAAAGCCGCGACGTCACCCAATCCTGCTGGCGTTCTACCGTGGTCTGACCCACGAGCAGATCGCCAGTCGCCTGAGCATACCGCTGGGCACCATCAAAGGCCGTATCCGCGCCGGCCTGCGCGCGCTGCAGGAGTGTCTGCAAGCATGA